In Carassius gibelio isolate Cgi1373 ecotype wild population from Czech Republic chromosome B17, carGib1.2-hapl.c, whole genome shotgun sequence, a single window of DNA contains:
- the LOC127976348 gene encoding calpain-14-like, whose protein sequence is MPAPGVCLNISSERNLKDGQGSPNNPEKFLNQDFHQLQQFCLKERLRFVDNLFPPEMKSIGLGSLAREDLQRVVWRRPHELVPNPVYIVQGASRFDIIQGVLGNCWFLASVGALTSQKQIMKQVINEEQNFSVDYAGIFHFKFWRFGSWVDVVIDDKLPTIDGQLVFVHSKTPNEFWPALLEKAYAKVCGSYADMSMGSISEALMDFTGGPHMTIKLSEASGKLWDTMRRAGQSESLMGCGTPGGQAGQLKNKVLPNGLVEMHAYAITGVAEVVCKGRPVKLVRVFNPWGHGEWNGDWSDRSPLWELVRPEDQKHNVVLDNGEFWMSMEDFCRNFSELDICCSDVNVLAGSHSSSWKTEVHRGQWVLGTTAGGCSKDIDSFSRNPQFRVTLKEPVDDPGDKSSPNLLVSLIQKSHKRNRHLATNFHIGFSIYEVPAHLKDQREKYSASFFKTNPIGKIQTFLNAREVMEFFRFKAGEYLIVPSTFKPYEAASFLLTVYSKTQAIIEDSSGYGITRTKMIPRDNDESFQLFLQYADKFGEVDAERLQRLLNENLYAGHSQKKGFSLDLCKSLVALMDLSVTGSLSEFECLRLWKQVVFQRDIFYDMDVSRTGSLSLNELRNAFEVTGFVLSDSMLNLMALRYGDSNGEITLENFIMLVLRMNCMAKTFKRLAAGGPNMMLGENEWMHLTMYM, encoded by the exons ATGCCAGCACCTGGTGTGTGTTTAAACATCTCATCAGAGCGCAATCTCAAAGATGGACAGGGCTCTCCCAACAATCCTGAGAAGTTCCTGAATCAGGACTTCCACCAGCTTCAGCAATTCTGCCTGAAGGAAAGACTGAGATTCGTAGATAACTTGTTCCCGCCGGAGATGAAATCAATCGGTCTGGGATCCCTGGCACGTGAAGACCTTCAGAGAGTGGTGTGGAGGAGACCACAC GAACTGGTGCCAAACCCTGTTTACATTGTTCAAGGAGCTTCGAGGTTTGATATCATACAAGGTGTATTAG gtAACTGCTGGTTTCTGGCATCCGTTGGAGCTCTTACATCTCAAAAACAGATCATGAAGCAGGTTATCAATGAGGAACAGAATTTCTCTGTGGATTATGCAGGAATCTTTCACTTTAAG ttctggAGGTTTGGATCATGGGTAGATGTCGTTATTGATGACAAACTTCCAACCATTGACGGCCAACTTGTGTTTGTCCACTCAAAAACACCAAATGAATTCTGGCCtgctttattagagaaagcttatGCTAA AGTGTGTGGTTCGTATGCGGATATGAGCATGGGAAGCATATCCGAAGCTCTCATGGACTTCACCGGTGGACCACACATGACCATTAAACTAAGTGAAGCATCAGGAAAGCTGTGGGACACCATGAGACGAGCCGGCCAATCAGAATCCCTGATGGGATGTGGTACTCCTGGAGGG CAAGCAGGTCAACTGAAAAATAAGGTGTTGCCCAATGGTCTTGTGGAAATGCATGCGTATGCGATCACAGGAGTCGCAGAG GTTGTATGTAAAGGTCGTCCAGTGAAGCTGGTGAGGGTCTTTAACCCTTGGGGTCACGGAGAATGGAACGGAGACTGGAGCGACAG ATCCCCTTTGTGGGAACTTGTGCGTCCTGAAGACCAAAAACACAACGTTGTACTCGACAATGGAGAATTCTG GATGTCCATGGAGGATTTCTGCAGGAATTTTTCAGAATTGGATATATGTTGTTCTGATGTAAACGTTCTTGCTGGATCTCATTCTTCCTCCTGGAAAACTGAAGTGCACAGAGGCCAATGGGTGTTAGGAACAACAGCGGGCGGCTGCTCAAAAGACATTG ACAGTTTTTCAAGAAATCCCCAGTTTCGTGTGACTCTTAAGGAGCCTGTTGATGACCCCGGAGATAAAAGCTCTCCAAATCTCCTGGTGTCCCTCATTCAGAAATCTCACAAGAGAAACCGGCACCTGGCCACCAATTTCCATATCGGCTTTAGCATTTATGAG GTGCCAGCTCAT TTAAAGGACCAGAGGGAAAAATACTCAGCATCATTCTTCAAAACCAATCCCATTGGAAAAATCCAAACCTTCCTCAATGCTCGGGAAGTCATGGAGTTTTTCCGATTTAAAGCAGGCGAATACCTTATCGTTCCTTCAACTTTCAAGCCATATGAAGCTGCGTCCTTCCTTCTGACAGTCTATTCAAAGACACAAGCCATCATTGA AGACAGTTCTGGATATGGCATTACAAGAACAAAG atGATTCCCCGGGATAATGATGAATCCTTTCAGCTTTTTCTCCAATATGCTGATAAG TTTGGAGAGGTGGACGCTGAGCGACTTCAGAGACTTCTGAATGAGAATCTTTATGCAG GACATTCACAGAAGAAAGGATTCAGCTTGGATTTGTGTAAGAGCTTGGTGGCTCTGATGGAT CTCTCTGTCACTGGAAGTCTGAGTGAATTCGAATGCCTTCGTTTATGGAAACAAGTTGTTTTTCAAAGG gACATTTTCTATGACATGGATGTTTCGCGCACTGGAAGTCTGTCTTTGAACGAACTCAGGAATGCTTTTGAGGTCACAG GGTTTGTACTGAGCGACAGTATGCTGAATCTCATGGCTCTACGATACGGTGACTCTAATGGTGAAATTACTCTGGAAAACTTTATTATGCTCGTCCTGCGCATGAATTGCATGGCCA AGACATTCAAGAGACTCGCTGCTGGAGGACCCAATATGATGCTGGGAGAAAATGAA TGGATGCATCTCACCATGTACATGTGA